A single Gemmatimonadota bacterium DNA region contains:
- a CDS encoding Nramp family divalent metal transporter, with protein MNEAPKGPDSSEFLSIPEPAGVYAEPWSWRKFRRMLGFFGPAALVASMAVGAGETILVTGVGAWAEYGLLWLILLSVLVKGVAVTYLLGRFTAVSGQPFGRMLAKLPGPRGWFILTLLTIELLALSIALTAVAKPCGNLVVHIFSDSLPAGPTDTFWANLVTTGFLGLAIGLSLLTSYEFLEKQQIIICGVLVSGTILATVIVWPSLGGVLIGTLSIGNLPTAPDWAPSAARNDYFLNLVTVFGYVGGTLSTYLAYSGWVAQRGWGLTNHAGMERLGSRIDHTLKIIYLKDDPSEARRMRVLLSPLKWDVSMGALVLFIVTAAFMIAGAVVLYPRQTVLPGNAWDLLTRQSSIWAQIHAALIPVYYVAILAALWGTLATIPEALTRFAHEFLTAVWPRFKSYSYRRLQTWIVIWFFISSAAAIWSDITFDLITQIVALLATNLGVGIVCCAAVYLNFKLPPAYRTRPAMLVLGVLSTVVLLSAFVVSAAGMLQK; from the coding sequence ATGAACGAAGCCCCGAAAGGTCCCGATTCCTCCGAATTCCTGTCCATTCCCGAACCTGCCGGCGTCTACGCGGAACCGTGGTCCTGGAGGAAGTTCAGGCGCATGCTCGGGTTCTTCGGACCCGCCGCGCTGGTGGCGTCCATGGCCGTGGGCGCGGGAGAGACCATTCTGGTTACGGGCGTAGGCGCCTGGGCGGAATACGGCCTGCTCTGGCTCATCCTGCTGAGCGTGCTGGTCAAGGGCGTCGCCGTAACGTACCTGCTGGGCCGATTCACGGCGGTGAGCGGCCAGCCCTTTGGCCGGATGCTGGCGAAGCTGCCGGGTCCCCGCGGCTGGTTTATCCTGACGCTTTTAACCATTGAGCTGCTCGCCCTGAGCATCGCCCTGACGGCGGTCGCCAAACCCTGCGGCAATCTCGTCGTACACATTTTCTCGGATTCGCTGCCGGCCGGACCGACCGATACGTTCTGGGCGAACCTGGTCACGACCGGATTCCTGGGCCTGGCCATCGGGTTGAGCCTGCTGACGTCCTACGAGTTCCTGGAAAAACAGCAGATCATCATCTGCGGCGTCCTGGTCTCCGGCACCATCCTGGCCACCGTGATCGTCTGGCCGAGTCTGGGCGGCGTCCTCATCGGAACGCTGTCCATCGGAAACCTGCCCACCGCCCCGGACTGGGCGCCTTCCGCGGCAAGAAACGACTACTTCCTGAACCTGGTCACCGTCTTCGGCTATGTTGGGGGCACACTGAGCACCTACCTGGCCTATTCCGGGTGGGTGGCGCAGCGGGGCTGGGGCCTGACGAATCATGCCGGGATGGAGCGGCTCGGCAGCCGGATCGACCACACACTGAAAATCATCTATCTGAAGGATGATCCGTCGGAGGCGCGGCGCATGCGCGTACTGCTCTCGCCGCTCAAGTGGGACGTGTCCATGGGCGCGCTCGTGCTCTTCATCGTCACGGCCGCCTTCATGATCGCCGGTGCAGTCGTGCTCTACCCGCGGCAGACCGTCCTCCCCGGCAACGCGTGGGACCTGCTCACGAGACAGTCCTCCATCTGGGCCCAGATCCACGCCGCCCTCATCCCCGTGTACTACGTGGCCATCCTCGCGGCCCTCTGGGGAACCCTGGCCACCATCCCGGAGGCCCTGACCCGGTTCGCCCACGAGTTCCTGACGGCCGTCTGGCCGCGGTTCAAGTCCTATTCCTATCGCAGGTTGCAGACCTGGATCGTGATCTGGTTCTTCATCTCTTCCGCCGCGGCGATCTGGAGCGACATCACCTTCGACCTGATCACGCAGATCGTGGCGCTCCTGGCGACCAACCTGGGTGTGGGCATCGTCTGCTGCGCGGCCGTCTACCTGAATTTCAAACTGCCCCCCGCATACCGCACCCGCCCCGCCATGCTCGTTCTGGGCGTGCTCTCCACCGTGGTGCTCCTTTCGGCCTTCGTCGTCAGCGCCGCGGGCATGCTGCAGAAGTGA
- a CDS encoding serine hydroxymethyltransferase, translating to MQDFSAVRQRDEELYGLLVAERERQRDGIELIPSENYVSPAILEAMGSVLTNKYSEGYPGKRYYGGQQYIDKIENLARRRAKELFGAEHVNAQCYSGSPANTAVMFGLLDYGDTIMGMKLDQGGHLTHGLHVNYSGKSYNVVSYGVQRETGRIDMDEVRDLALEHRPKLIISGATAYPRQFDFQAFKAISDEVGAVPMADISHISGLIVGGVHPSPLPFTDVVTTTTHKTLRGPRSAIIMCHKKYAKDIDRAVFPGLQGGPHDHITAAKALTFKEAMRPEFKDYARQIVDNAKALAEALLGHGFDLVSGGTDNHLVLVDLTNKGIIGKDAETALDKAGLTVNKNTVPFDTRSPFSPSGIRIGTPAATTRGMKELEMKQIAGWIDTAIEHHGDDERLSSIHDEVRELCAGFPVPGISTSGAALMQEIGKG from the coding sequence ATGCAGGACTTTTCCGCCGTACGGCAACGAGACGAGGAGTTGTACGGCCTGCTGGTGGCCGAGCGTGAACGCCAGCGGGACGGGATCGAACTCATCCCTTCGGAGAACTACGTCTCGCCGGCCATCCTGGAAGCCATGGGGTCCGTGCTGACCAACAAGTACTCCGAAGGGTACCCGGGCAAGCGCTACTACGGCGGGCAGCAGTACATCGACAAGATCGAGAACCTGGCCCGCAGGCGGGCGAAGGAACTCTTCGGCGCCGAGCACGTCAACGCGCAGTGCTACTCGGGCAGCCCGGCCAATACCGCGGTCATGTTCGGCCTGCTGGACTACGGCGACACGATCATGGGCATGAAGCTCGACCAGGGCGGCCACCTGACCCACGGGCTGCACGTCAACTACTCCGGCAAGTCCTATAACGTGGTCTCCTACGGGGTGCAAAGGGAAACGGGCCGCATCGACATGGACGAGGTCCGCGACCTGGCCCTCGAGCACCGGCCGAAGCTGATTATCTCCGGGGCCACGGCCTACCCGCGGCAGTTCGACTTCCAGGCGTTCAAGGCCATCTCCGACGAGGTCGGGGCCGTACCCATGGCCGACATCTCCCATATCTCGGGTCTTATCGTGGGGGGCGTCCACCCGAGTCCGCTGCCCTTCACGGACGTCGTCACCACGACCACCCACAAGACGCTGCGGGGTCCGCGCAGCGCGATCATCATGTGTCACAAGAAATACGCGAAGGACATCGACCGGGCCGTGTTCCCCGGGCTGCAGGGCGGTCCCCACGATCATATCACGGCGGCCAAGGCGCTGACCTTCAAGGAGGCCATGAGGCCGGAGTTCAAGGATTATGCGCGTCAGATAGTGGACAACGCGAAGGCCCTGGCCGAAGCACTGCTCGGACACGGATTCGATCTCGTTTCCGGCGGGACCGACAACCACCTCGTATTGGTGGACCTGACCAACAAGGGCATCATCGGCAAAGACGCCGAAACCGCTCTCGACAAGGCCGGGCTGACCGTGAACAAGAACACGGTGCCCTTCGACACACGGTCACCCTTCAGCCCGAGCGGGATCCGCATCGGCACGCCCGCGGCCACGACGCGCGGGATGAAGGAACTCGAGATGAAGCAGATCGCCGGCTGGATCGACACGGCGATCGAGCACCACGGAGACGACGAAAGACTCTCGTCGATCCATGATGAGGTCAGGGAACTCTGTGCCGGTTTCCCCGTCCCCGGGATTTCCACCTCCGGGGCGGCGCTCATGCAGGAGATCGGCAAGGGCTAG